The segment CACCTTTATCGAATAGCAATCCTGGTACAATCAGTAAATCAATGGCAGCTTTGTCAATTTCCCTTGTTTCATTGGGTTTTGGTTCCATTAAATTATAATAAACCACTTCTAATTGATCATAGCTGTCTAGTTGATAAAATGTAAGCTTTTTTTCCTGTGGGATGCATTTTGGTACACACACGATTTTGTTTTGCTTCCATGCAGCTTCAATGATAGCTGTTGTATCCCATTCAAATCCTTGTGACATTGTAATACCCACTGTATCTGCCTCTTTCCAAAGAGTAGAATTTACGAGATGGTCTATTAGTTGTTTTTCTATTGTTTGCTTAGTCTTCTCAGGAATATTTTTTAGTTTCTCGATTGCGGATTTTCGTAGTTGAAGTTTATCCAAATGAATCACCTCTTATAAAATGGCTGTTTTCTAAAGGAATATTGTTTTTGACACAAAAGATATAGTAGACGACATTATGTTCGATAATTGCCGTCGTCCGGGATCATTACGGGCAGTCGCTTTCCGCGGGAAGCGAAATGTCTTTTACGGAGTGAAGCCAAGCATTCAACCATTATTAGAACGAGAGACTTCTCGAAAGGGAATTTTCACAATGTCGTCTTTTATATCAACTGCGAATATTTAAAAGTAACAATACTTACGAAAAGAGCCTATAAAATAAACTCTTACCAATTAATGAAGTTGATAAGAGTTTATCCTTTTACAAATTATTTTGTTTCGCGATGCAAGGTGTGTTTTTTTAAACGTGGGCAATATTTCATAAGCTCTAAACGCTCCGGATTAGTTCGCTTGTTTTTTGATGAAATATAATTACGCTCTCCTGTT is part of the Virgibacillus sp. NKC19-16 genome and harbors:
- a CDS encoding 5-formyltetrahydrofolate cyclo-ligase; this encodes MIHLDKLQLRKSAIEKLKNIPEKTKQTIEKQLIDHLVNSTLWKEADTVGITMSQGFEWDTTAIIEAAWKQNKIVCVPKCIPQEKKLTFYQLDSYDQLEVVYYNLMEPKPNETREIDKAAIDLLIVPGLLFDKGGFRIGFGGGYYDRFLMDYPNETVSLLHGSQLVEKIPREEFDLPVKHLITEDGIDEL
- the rpmG gene encoding 50S ribosomal protein L33 is translated as MRVNITLACTETGERNYISSKNKRTNPERLELMKYCPRLKKHTLHRETK